CCTGGCGCCGTGGTACATCGCGTACGTTCTGCTGTTCAACATGCTTGTGGGACCGGTGTTCTCGGCCGGCAGCGTCTGCAACGAGCGAGAACGCCAGACCCTCGACCTGCTGCTCACGACGCTCATCACCCCCTGGCAGATGCTGTGGGGCAAGCTGCTGAGCGGGCTGCGGGTGTCGGTAGTGTTGACCTCGTTCCTGCTGTGGCCGGTGCTACTAGCGTGCCTGATGCCGCTGGACTACTGGAACAACCTGCCGACCATGGCGGGCTACCTGCTGGTTACGGCGCTGGCGTGCCTGACCACCGCGTTCACGGCGCTCTTCTGCTCGACCATCTACCGCAAGACGTCCAGCAGTTTGATGACCACCTACGTGCTGATTTTGACGATGTTCGTGGCGCCGCTGGCTGCGCGGTTTTTTTCCGACACGTTCTTCCAGGACACGGCCGGCGCCCGGGTAGTGCACGCGGTCAGCAGCGTCAGCCCGTTCGCCGCGGTGTTCGCGCTGCCGCTCGACATCGAGCACTCCAACGACCGGTCGGACGCGGCGGTGCAGCAGGCCATCGGCGACATGGGCGTGTTCTACGGGTACGTCGGCTGGACGGTGCTGTACAACGCGGCGTTGCTGCTGCTGATCATGTGGCTGTTCCACGCCCGCTGGCGGGTGTCCGAGTAGCGGCGTGCGCGGGTAGGGCGCGGCGATTTACCGGGGTGGATTGCCCGCCGGGCGGGGCTGTGCGATAACGCTAGCAACGCCGACGCAAGGAGCCGAAGTTGTCTACGCCAGCCGATCAGAACGCCAGCCGGGGCCAAGCGCCCACTCAGGATGAGTTGAACCTGGAGCACTACGCCGCCCGGTTGGAGCGGCCCGTGCTGATGAAGGCGCCCGACTTCCAACGCGGCGACCGGCTGCGTCACGTGGTGTTCTCCGGCCAGTTCACCCCGGCCATGCTGTCCGAGCTGGCCGAGACCGCCGACATGATCCGGCTGCTCTCCAAGAGCCGCGGCGGGCAGGACTTTCTGCGGAACCTGCTGTCGCACCGCCGCGCAATGCTGTACTTCACCCAGCCCTCGACGCGGACGTTCTTGTCGTTCATGGCGGCCTGCCAGATCCTGGGGATTACCTGCAACGAGGTCCGCGACCCGAGCACCTCGTCCGAGACCAAGGGCGAGACCCGCTTCGATTCAATCCGGATGTTCTCCAGCTACTTCGACCTGATCATCATGCGGTCGCCGGTGGCCAAGTTGGCCGAGTCGTGCGCGTACCTGATGAACGACCTGGAGCGGAGTGGTCAGCGCAGCGTGCCCCTGATCAATGCCGGCAGCGGCGCCGACGAGCACCCCACCCAGGCGCTGTTGGACATCTACACGCTGCAGCGGACGTTCAACTTCGAGAACCCGCGTGACTCGCCCGGCGGCGACAAGCTGGAGCGTCTGCGGCAGATGCCCGGCTACGGCGACCTGACCAAGGGCCTCGAGAACAAGACTTACGCCTTCTGCGGCGACATCGGCCGCGGCCGCACGGTCCGCTCGCTGGCAATGCTGCTGGCCGCCTACGAAGGCGTGCGGCTGGTGTTCATTTCGCCGGACCACCCGAAGCTCCGCATCCGCGAGGACCTGAAGCAGCGGCTCGCCGACCGTGGCGTGCCGGTGTACGAGCTCGACTCGTTCGAGGCCCACCTGGACGGCAAGCCGGTGATCGAGCAGGTCGACGCGCTCTACATGACGCGGGTGCAGAAGGAGCACGACGACCCCGAGGACGCCGAGTCGATGGCCGCCATCGACACCCTCAAATACCGGCTGACCCCAGAACTGGTTGCACGGATGCGGCTGTACACCCCCATCCTGCACCCGTTCCCGCGCGACCAGCACTTCGGCGAGATCCCCCCCGAGGTCGACGACGACCCCCGCGCCATGTACTTCCGCCAGGCCCGCAACGGCATGTGGGTCCGCGCGGCGCTGCTGGCGCACGTGATGGACGTCGACCACGCCATCGCCCGCCACTTCTTTGAGACCTACCGCGAGCGGCACGTCTACAACGACTAGCCCCCAGGAGCGAGCACATGGCCCGCTCGCCCGCGCGTGTCCGGCTGCTGATCGACGGTTACAACCTGCTGCACGCCACCGACGTGCACGGCGCCGACGCCCTGGCAGGCACGCTGCAGGGCGCACGCGAGGCGTTGCTGTCATTCCTGGCCTCACGGCTGACAAAGCGCGAGCGGAAGCGTGCGGTGATTGTGTTCGACGCCGCCGGCGCGCCGCCCGGGCTGCCCGACCAGTACACGTACGAGGGCGTCCACGTGCTGTTCGCGCGCCGCTACGCGGACGCCGACGCCATGCTCGAGGCCCTGATCGAAGCGGACCGGGCGCCCAAGGAACTGCTTGTGGTGTCCGGGGACCGCCGCGTGCAGAGGGCAGCGCGGAGCCGCGGAGCCGCCTGGCGGGACAGCTCCGACTGGAACCGCGAGCTCCTCCGCCGCCCGGCCCACCCGGTCTCCGCGCCGCCTGTATCCACTCCGGAGAAGCCCGCAGACATCGGCGACGCCGACTACTGGGTCAACGAGTTCTCTCAGCCGCTGCCGCCCGACGAGGCCGCGCCGGAGCCCGCCCCGCCGGCGCGGTCCGGAGCGGGCGACCCGGCGTCCGAATCGCCCGCGTCACCGCCGCGTGGGGAGAAGCCGGACGAGAGTTCGGGAAATCCCTTCCCGCCAGGCTACGCAGAAGATTTGGCGGCGGAGCTCGAAAAACCGGCACGACGCCACCCCCCACGGGGGTAGGCCACCCGCCCAGCCGGCGCATCTGTCCCAGTACGCGCGCGCGTCCGGTCCCGTGTGCGGTCATCCCCCCGGCCGCCATTTCTGTGCTGCGCTGTGGATCTCCAGGTCCGCCGCGGCGCGCATCTGATGACCTACTTTTTGTCATCAAACACATTTTAGCGCAGGGATTTCGTGATCCCACGCGCTGACCTCTGCGACCCGCGCGGGAGAAGACGGTGGAAGACAACGAACTGCTGAACGACTTCGTCATCGAGTCCAAAGAGCACCTGGCCGACGTTGAGAACCAGTTCCTGGCCATCGAGGAGCAGGGCGCCAACATCGACGTGGACCTGATCAACGAGGTGTTCCGCGCCATCCACTCCATCAAGGGCGCGGCGGGTTTCCTGGGGCTGACCACGGTCAACGACCTGGCCCACAGCCTCGAAAACCTGCTGAACATGATGCGCAATCGCGAGCTGGCGCCCACGTCGGCCATCGTGGACGTCATGCTCAAGGCCGCGGACACGCTCACCTCGATGATCGACGACGTTCACAACTCGTCGACCTACGACATCAGCCACCACGTCGAGTCGCTCGAAGCGATCGCTGTCGGCGCCGAGGCCCCGACCGCCGCCGCCCCGGCCGCCCCACCCGAACCGGTCGCCGACGAGGCGGCCCCGTCGACGGAGCTGACGCTCGACGAGCAGATCGAAGCCGCCATCGCCGCCAAGCTGGCGGCGAAGAACGCGGCCAAGGCCGCCGAGGCGCCTCAACCCGCCGCATCTCCCGCCCCCCCCGAACCCCCGCAGGCGAAGCCCATGGCAGAGGAATCCAGCAAGCCGTCGCCGACGGCGGACGCCAACATCCGCGTGTCGGTGACCGTCCTCGACAGCCTCATGAACCTGGCGGGCGAGCTCGTGCTCAGCCGCAACCAGCTGATGCAGGCGGTCGCCTCGGAGGAGCGGTCGGGCCTCGAGGCCACCTCCGCACGCATCGACCAGGTGACCAGCGAGCTGCAAGAGGCGATCATGCAGACCCGCATGCAGCAGATCGGCTCGGTCTTCAGCCGGTTCCCGCGGGTTGTGCGCGACCTCAGCGCCAAGCTCGGCAAGCAGTGCGAGCTGGAGATCGAGGGCAAGGAGGTCGAGGTCGACAAGACGATTGTCGAGGCGATCGGCGACCCGCTCACCCACCTGATCCGCAACTCGGTCGACCACGGCCTGGAGTCGCCGGACGCGCGGGTCAAGAACGGCAAGCCGGCCAGCGGCAAGATCGAGCTCCGCGCCTGCTACCAGGCCGGCAAGGTCCGCATCGAGATCAACGACGATGGCGGCGGCATCAACCCGGCCGTGCTCAAAGAGAAGGCGGTCTCCAAGGGGGTCATCACCCAGGAGAAGGCCGACCAGATGGGAGACCGCGAGGCGGTCCGGCTGATCTTCGCACCGGGCTTCTCCACCGCCAAAGAGGTAACCGACGTCAGCGGCCGCGGCGTCGGGATGGACGTCGTGCGGACGAACATCGCCAAGCTGGGCGGCACGGTCGACGTCGAGTCGGTGCTCGGCAAAGGCACCAGCATCATCGTCACCCTGCCGCTGACGCTGGCCATCATCCCTTCGCTCATCATCCAGGCGGGCGGGGACCGCTTCGCGATCCCCCAGGTCAACATCGCCGAGCTGGTCCGCGTCCGCGAGAGCGAACGCGAAACCAAGCTGGGCCGCGTCAAGAACGCCGAGGTGCTCCGCCTGCGGGGCAGCCTGCTGCCGCTGGTGCGTCTGAACGAGGCCCTCAACTGCGGCGGACCAGAGGAAGACGAGCACAACAAGACCGGCGCCACCAACATCATCGTCGTCGACACCGGGCAGACCCGCTTCGGGCTGGTGGTCGACGCGCTGCACGACTCGGAGGAGATCGTGGTCAAGCCGCTCGGCCGGCACCATAAGAACTGCCGCACGCTGGCCGGCGCCACGATCCTCGGCGACGGGCACGTCGCGCTGATTCTGGACATCGCCGGCATCGCCGCTCACCAGGACCTGCGCACCGACGAGGAGCTGCAGGCGGCCGCCGACAAGCACGCTGAGCAGTCGAACGAGGAGACCGACGAGCAGGCCGTGATGCTGTTCGAGAACGGCCCGGGCGAGCAGTTCGCCGCCCCGATGGCCCTGATCGCCCGCATCGAGCGGATCCGCACCGACCAGATCGACACGGTCGCCGGGCAGGAGGTGCTGCAGTACAAGAGCACCACGCTGCCGCTGCTGCGGCTGGAGAACTGCATCCGTGCGACGCCGCCCGGGCCGATGGACCGGGCTTACGTCGTGGTGTTCGAGGTGCGGGGGCGAGAGGTCGGCCTGATCGCCCCGGTCCTGCACGACATCACCAACGTCACGACCAACATCGACACCGCGACCTTCAGCGAGCAGGGCGTGGTTGGCTCGCTCGTGCGGAACGACAAGACCGTGCGTCTGATCGACTTCTACGAGATCACCCAGCTCTCTCACCCCGAGTGGTTCCTGGGCGACGAGCCCGCCGGCTACGCCGACGACGCGCTGCCGCCGCTGGTGCTGCTGGCAGAGGACTCGACGTTCTTCCGCACCCAGGTGCAGAAGATGTTCGAGGACAAGGGCTACCGGGTCGAGGCCTGCGAGGACGGACAGGTCGCGTGGGACAAGCTGGCCAGCGGCGAGTACGCGCCGGACGTCGTGGTGACGGACATCGAGATGCCCAACATGGACGGCTTCCAGCTCTGCCAGAAGATCCGCGACTCGGCCCAGTTCCGCGACCTGCCGGTCATCGCGCTGACCTCGCTGGCCGGGACGTCGGACATCCAGCGGGGCATCGAGGTCGGCATCGACGACTACCAGATCAAGATGGACCGCGAGAAGCTGCTCAACTCCCTACGCAACTTTGTCGACCACGGCGTCGACCGCAACAAGAATCAGTCCCAGCTCGTGGAGGCCTAGACCGTGACCACCGCCATCCTAGAAAACACCACCGCCCGCGTCGGCGAGCGGCAGTTCGCCACGTTCTACCTCGGCGAGATGCTGTTCGGCGTCGACATCGCCGCGGTCCAGGAGATCAACCGCCAGGTCAACATCACCGCGGTGCCGAACGCGCCGGCCCACGTCCGCGGAGTGATAAACCTGCGTGGCGAGGTCGCCACCGTGATCGACCTCCGCACCGTGCTGGGCATGCCCCCGGCCGAGGAGTCGCGCGACGCCCGCAACCTGATCGTCGCGTCCCAGGGCGAGGCGATCGGCCTGTGGGTCGACCGCATCTCCGACATCCTGACCCTTAAGGCGGACGAGATCTCCCCGGCGCCGGCCAACGTCGACGGCATCGACGGCCGGTTCTTCCAGGGGGTCCACACCCTGGAGACCGACATCGTTGTGCTGCTGGACGTCGAGCAGGTCTTGGCTGACCGCGACTAGCAGGGCCGCCACCCCACAGGCCCCGCTCCCGCTCTGCGACCCGTTTCCCCATCCTCCCCTTCAGAGCTAACCCGACAATGAAGATTCGCACTAAGCTGACCCTCGGCTTCCTGGCGTGCGGCCTCGTGCCTCTGTCGATCGCCGCTGTGACGAGCTACCTGGCGGCTTCCAGCGCCATGCACGCCGTGCAGACGCACGCGGTCGCCGACATGCGCGCCAAGGCGACCGCGGTCGTTGAGGTCCAGCGGGCCTTGAAGACCCGTCAGGTCGAAGCCTACTTCCGTCAGATCCGGGACCAGGCCCTAACCTTCGCCGAAAACCGCATGATCGTCGGCGCGATGCGCGAATTCCCCACGCGGCTCGGCTCGTACCGCGAGCAGGCGGGCCTGACCGAAGAGGACCTGCCGCGGCTGCGTGACGAGCTGGCGTCGTACTACCAGGGCGACTTCAGCGACGAGTACCGCGCGCAGAACAGCGGCGCCGACCCAGACGCCGGCAGACTCCTCGCCGCGCTGGACGACGATTCACTCGCCCTGCAGCACGCCTACATCAAGGCCAACCAAAACCCGCTGGGCTCCAAGCACCTGCTGGACGCCGCCGACACAGACACCGACTACGGGCAGCTCCACAAGATGGTGCACCCGGTGGTCCGCGACTACCTCGACAAGTTTGGCTACTACGACATCTTCCTCGTCGACGCCGAGACCGGGGACATCGTGTACTCCGTGTTCAAGGAGCTGGACTACACCACCTCGCTGATCGACGGCCCGTACGCCCAGACCAACTTCGGCGAGTGCTTCCGCCAGGCGCGCAGCCTGAGCAAGGGCGAGTACGCGTTCGTCGACTTCGAGCAGTACACGCCCAGCTACGAGGCGCCGGCCAGCTTCATCGGAGCGCCGGTCTATGACGGCGACGAGCTGCTCGGCGTGGCCATGTTCCAGATGCCGGTCGACCGGATCTGCGACCTGATGGCCTCGCGGGACGGGATGGGTGAGACCGGCGAGGCGATCCTCGTCGGCCCCGACTTCAAGATGCGCAGCAACTCGCACCTGCAGCCGGATACCCACAGCCTGGCGGCCTCGTTCCGCACCCCCGCTGCCGGCAGCGTCAAGAGCGACGCCGTGAAGGCCGCCCTCGCCGGCGAAACCGGCGCCGCCGTAGTGACCGACTACCGCGGTGAGGAGACGCTCATCGCGTACGGCCCCGTCGACGTGCTGGGGGTCCGTTGGACCCAGTCTTCAAAGATCGACACGTCCGAGGCGTTCACCGCGGCGCGTGAGATGCAGCAGACGGCCGCCGCGGCCACCGCCCGGATGCTCGCTACCTCCCTGGCGATCCTCGCCGTGTCCGCGGTCGTGGTGCTGGGCGTCGCGTACCTGTTCGTGCGGCTGCTGGTCACGCCGATCAACAAGATGGTCGACGCCGCCCGTGTGATCGCCGAGGGGGAAGCCGACCTCACCAAACGCCTCGATCTGAAGAGCTCCGACGAGCTGGGAGAGCTGGGGCACTGGTTCGACGTGTTCATCGGCCGGGTCCAGAAGATCATCGCCCTGGTCGCCGGCAACAGCCTCACGCTTAGCGGCGCCGCCGAGGAGCTTGGCGTCACGAGCGATTCGCTCGCCTCCGGCGCCGAGAGCACCACGATGCAGAGCGCCACCGTCGCTTCGGCTGCCGAGCAGATGGCGGCCAACATGAAGCAGGTCGCCGCCGCCAGCGAAACCATGTCAACCAACATCCGCTCGGTCGCCGCGTCGACGGATCAGATGACCTCGACCATCACCGAGATCGCCCAGAACGCCGAGCAGTCTGCCAAGGTGGCCGACGAGGCCGCCCGCCTGGCCGAGGTCAGCAACCAGAAGGTCGGGGGGCTCGGCGAGGCCGCCGACCAGATCGGCAAGGTGATCGAGGTGATCCAGGACATCGCCGAGCAGACCAACCTGCTGGCCCTGAACGCGACGATCGAGGCCGCTCGCGCCGGAGAGGCCGGCAAGGGGTTCGCCGTGGTCGCCACCGAGGTCAAAGAACTCGCCAAGCAGACCGCGCTGGCGACCGAGGAGATCCGCGGCCGTATCGAGGGAATCCAGTCCTCAAGCGTCGAAGCGGTTGGCGCCATCCACGAGATCACCGGCGTGATCAACCGCGTCAACGAGGTCGCCCGCACCATCGCCTCCGCGGTTGAGGAGCAGAGCATCACTACCAAGGACATCGCCGCCACCGTGGCAGACACCGCTACCGCCGCCGACGCCGTCTCGCAGGGGGTTGGCGAATCGGCCGCGGCCAGCGAGGAGATCACCCGCAGCATCGTCGGCGTTGACACAGGCGCCAAGCAGACTTCCGACGCGGCTTCTGAGACCCGGCAAGCGGGCGGGTCGGTGGCGCAGCTCGCCACCGAGTTGCAGTCGCTGGTCAGCCAGTTCAAGACCTGATCCCAACGACGCCGCCTCGCCCCCTTCCCGCGGGGCGCGGCGGCCCCTTGATTCGACCGCCGAAACGGCTTGATCGACAACACGAGCACCACGATGAGCAACCGCCCGCCACTCAAGGTCCTGGTCGTGGACGACTCGGCCTTGTACCGCAAGATCGTCCGCGACGTGCTCTCCGGCATCGAGGGCGTTGAGGTCGTCGGCGCCGCGAACAACGGCGTCATGGCGCTGGAACGGATCAACCAACTCCGCCCCGACGTGGTTACGCTGGACGTCGAGATGCCCCAGCTCGACGGCCACGGCGTGCTGAAACGGCTGGCCGGACAGCAGAACGCCCCCAAGGCGATCATGGTCAGCGCGTTCACCGCCCAGGGCGCCCAGTCGACCAACGCGGCGCTCCGCGAGGGGGCGTTCGATTTCATCCTGAAGCCCGCCACCAAGTCACTCGAGATGAGCGTGCAACAACTCCGCCGGGACCTGATCCCCAAGATTGAGGCCTGCCGCGGCGTCGCCGCTCGCCCGACAAGCGCCGTGCCGACCCGCGCGCCGCTGCGTGCGGCGCCAACCGGCCCGGCCCCGATGCCCGTCCGCCGCCGCATCGACGTGCCGTCGAAGGTGGTCGCGATCGGCGTCTCGACCGGCGGCCCTCAGGCGTTGGTGAGCCTGCTCCCCAAGCTGCCGGCCAGCTTCCCCTGCCCAATCCTGCTGGTGCAGCACATGCCGCCGATGTTCACGGCCAGCCTGGCCGAGGACCTCAACCGGCGGTGCGCCCTGAACGTCAGCGAGGGCAAAGACGGGCAGGTCGTCCAGCGTGGCGACGTCATCATCGCCCCGGGCGGCAAGCAGATGCGTGTTGTGAAACGCGACAAGGAGCACGTCATCCAGATCACCGACGATGCGCCCGAACGCAACTGCAAGCCGTCGGTGGACTACCTCTTCCGCTCGGTCGCCGAGGCCTACGGCTCGGCCGCGCTGGGAGTCGTGCTGACCGGCATGGGGGACGACGGCGCCCTGGGCGCCGGCCTGCTCAAGGCCAAGGGCGCCCCGATCATCACCCAGGACGAGGCGACCTGCGTCGTCTACGGCATGCCCCGGGCGGTCTTCGAGGCCGGGCTGTCGGACGAGGTGGCCCCGCTCCCCATGATGCCGACCGTCATCGGCGCGTACACCAGAGGGGGGGCGCGGGTATGAAACTCGACGCCGAGGGCATCGACGCCATCTGCGGCCTGGTCAACGACCTCTGCGGGATCTACCTGGATTCCAGCAAGGACTACCTGATCGAGGGGCGGCTGGCGGACCTGGTCAAGAAGCACGGGTGCCAGTCGTACGCCGAGCTGGCGCGCAAGGCGCGGGCCGGGGCGTCCAACCCCGTGGCGGACGACGTCGTCAATGCGATCACCACCAACGAGACGCTCTGGTTCCGCGACGCAACGCCGTTCAACGCGCTGCGTTTCAAGATCCTGCCAGAGCTGATCGACGCCAAGGCGAACACCGCCACGCCGCGGAAGATCCGCGTCTGGTCCGCCGCCTGCAGCACCGGGCAGGAGGCCTACAGCATCGCGATGACATTCGCGGACATTGTGCCGGGCATCGCCAACTGGGACCTGGAGATCGTCGGCACCGACATCTCGTCCGACGCGGTTCGCCGCGCCCGCGAGGCCCGGTACTCTCAACTCGAGATCAGCCGTGGACTGGATCAGATCCACCAGAGCGGCTACTTCAGCCAGTCGAACCGAGAGTACCACGTAAACGAGGTGCTCCGCTCCAAGTGCCGGTTTGAGGTCCGCAACCTGTTGCAGCCGTTCACTTCGCTCGGCAGGTTCGACATCGTGTTCTGCCGCAACGTGGCGATCTACTTCAAGAACGCCGACCGCCAGAGCCTGTTCCGCCGCATCGCGGAACAGATGAACCCCGGCGGCTGGTTGTTCGTCGGGTCGAGCGAGGCGCTGAACGAGATGGGCCCCGAGTGGACGCCCCAGCGGCACTGCGGCGCCGTCTGCTACCAGCCCAAGGCGCTGGCGACCGTCTGAGGTCGCGTTCGTCTACTCCGCAACATACTTCAGCGTGAGGTCTCCCGTCGATCGCAGCTCCAGCAGGTAGCGGGCGCCGGGACGGGCCACGATCGCTGGTGAGTTGGACTGCGCGTTTCGGATGCCCAGCTCGGCCAGCCGATCCGGGTCGTGCGCCAGGGCCCAGAAATCGGCCCAGAGCTGCTCCTCGAACTCCGACATCCGCTCGCCGCGGGCGTAGGCGGTCGGCCGCGTGTTGGGTGAGTCGAGTGGGAACCCTTCCTCGGGCTTCTGAGCGCTGCCGAACAACCGGCGGAACAGGCAGATGGCCGTGCCCTTCTCGAGGTGCGCCTGCTCTACGTACTCGTCGTCGAATTTGACGACCAAGTACTCCAAATAAACCTGCTCGCCCGGGACGTCGAATCGCTGCGGCTTGCCAATCTGCTTTCCCTCGGGGTCGGTCTCGACGAACTCCACGGTCGTGACCACCGGGTCCCCCTCCTCGGGCCCGGGCGTCTGCGAGAGCACCCGCAGCTCGGCGATCCGCTGATCAACCTTTAACAAGTAGCGGGCCGTTTCGAGCTGATCAATCTTCAGCGTCTTCTCGGCTAGTTCCTGCTGCTGCTCCTCTACCCTGCTCTGGGTGGCCTGCAGGTCGCCCAGCGCCTGCTGCAGCTTCGCCTCCTGCTCTTGGAGGCGTTTGTTCGGCTCGTTGTAGACGTCGTACGCTTGGTAGCCGACCAGCCCGGCGCCGCCAACCACCACCGCGGCGATCAGGGTGCGAACCGTGGAGTTGAATGTCTTGATGCCCTCGTTCAAGCTGCCCATGGCGGGTCCCTCAGGGTAGATGGTGCGGCGGCGGGGTCCCCCTAGAGATAACCGATCGCGCCGCTCGGTGGTAGCTTGGCGCCGCGCTAGGCCGCTTGCCGGTCTTCGTCGACCGCGCAGCCGCGGGAAGGGCGGTAGCCGGCGCCGGTGCGGATCGGCCGCTCACCAGGACGGTTCGCGCCGGATTCGGCCCACTGCTCCGCGTCGTGGGTAGCGTTGTTCAGCCGTTGTTCGATCTGCACCCGCCAGCTCTCAATTCCTTCGCGGTCCAATTCGGCAGGCACCCGGATCGCTCCGCTGACCACGGCACGCGCCCGGCTAAACGGGCGGGGGACGGCGAAGCGGTCCCAGCTGCGCAGCCGCCACGGGCGGTCGTAGCCGATCCCCAGGCAGACGATTGGCATCCGCAGCTTCGACGCCAGGTAGACCGGCCCCTGGGCCAGCCGACGCCGAGGGCCACGGGGGCCGTCGGGGGTGATGGTGAGGTGATGGTCCTTGCTGTGGGCGGCGAGCTGACGCAATGCGCCGGTAGCGCCGCGGTAGGTGCTGCCGCGCACGCACTCGAAGGAGAAACGGTCGGCGATCCGCGCGAGGATGTCCGCGTCGCGGTGCTGGCTCAGCAGCATCGTCAGGTGACAGCCGCCGCGCTTCACCAGCGGCAGCAGGATGTTCTCGTGCCAGAAGACGTAGATGCGCGGCTCGCCGGGCGCCAACAGCGGGTCGACCGAGGGGTCCTCGTACAGCACCCGGTACCGCAGCGTGCTCATCCACGAACGGATCGATAGCGAAAAGGGCCAGCTGGCGACGCGCGTGATGAGGGGACCGTTGAGCTTCATCAGAGCTACGCCGCGATCGAACCAGCGAGACCAGTGCTAGCAGCGAGCCTCTGCGCGTGCCCGCCGATAGATGCGATTCTGTATCAAGATCGCGGCCCTTGGGAAAGGCCAATCACAGATCGGCCGGCGTGCCCCAATGCTACGCATGCTTGCCACGGCGGTTGGTGATCTCGATCGCCTTGAGAAGTCCGCGGGCCTTGTTGAGCGTTTCCTGGTACTCCGCGGAGGGGACGCTGTCGGCCACGATGCCGGCGCCCGCCTGCACGTAGGCGGTGTCGCCCTTGATGACGATGGTCCGCAGGGCGATGCACGTGTCCAGGTTGCCGGCGAAGTCGAAGTAGCCCACGGCGCCGGCGTATGGCCCGCGGCGGTGGGGCTCCAGCTCGTCGATGACCTCCATCGCCCGCACCTTCGGCGCCCCCGAGACCGTGCCGGCTGGCAGGCAGGCGGCCAGGGCGTCGAACGCGTCGGCGCCCTCCTTCAGCTGCCCGTTCACGTTCGAAGTGATGTGCATCACGTGGCTGTAGCGTTCGATGACCATCACGTCGGAGATCTCGACGCTGCCGTACCGCGCGACCCGCCCGACGTCGTTGCGTCCCAGGTCGACCAGCATGACGTGCTCGGCCCGCTCCTTGGGGTCGGCCAGCAGCTCCTCGCCCAGGCGACGGTCCTCCTCGTCGTCCGCGCCCCGCGGGCGGGTGCCGGCCAGGGGGCGCACGGTTACCCTGCCGTCAACGACCCGCACCATGATCTCCGGCGAGCTGCCCACCAGCGTGCAGGACGGCGAGCGTAACAGGAACATGAACGGGCTGGGGTTCACCACCCTCAGCGTGCGGTACACCTCCAGCGGCGACTGCTCGAGCGGCGTCTGTAGCCGCTGGCTGATCACCACCTGGAAGATGTCGCCCGCGCGAATGTACTCGACGCACTTCTCCACCGCCGCCTGGAACCCGTCCTGGGTGAAGTTGGACTCGTAGGGCAGGTCGACTCCGCCGGTGGTGTCGATGTCTTCAGGGGTGAGAGTGCTAGCGGGAACCGATAGGCGATCCACCAACCGATCGACCCGCGCGGCGGCCTCCTGCTGCGCCGCGGCCAGCTGCGCGTCGTTCGACGCGCCCGACACGTCTGCTAAGGCGATCACGTAGACGGTCTTGCTGACATTGTCGAACACCACCATGTGGTCGAAGAACGCGAACGACAGGTCGGGAAGCTCTCGGTCGTCTTCCGGCGCGTCGGGCAGGTGCTCCACGTACCGGACGGTGTCGTACCCCGCGTAGCCAACCGCGCCGCCCACAAACGGGGGCAGGCCCGGCAGCTTGGCGACACGGACCGCCTGCACATGCTCGCGAAGCAATTCCAGCGGGTTGTCGGACTGCTGCTCGGCGGTCGTGGGAGGCTTGGGGGTCTCGTCCGCAGGCCGGTGGAAGTCCGTGATCACCACCCGGTCGCGGTGGGCCTCGATCATCCGAAACGGGTCGCCCGCGACAAAGCTGTACCGGCCGACCTTCTCACCGCCGATTACGCTCTCAAACAGGCAGGCGGAGGCGCCCTCGTCGAGCCG
This genomic interval from Posidoniimonas corsicana contains the following:
- the trpE gene encoding anthranilate synthase component I, encoding MHHPCPADFKQLASTADYVPVFRRLVSDSLTPVSAFDRLDEGASACLFESVIGGEKVGRYSFVAGDPFRMIEAHRDRVVITDFHRPADETPKPPTTAEQQSDNPLELLREHVQAVRVAKLPGLPPFVGGAVGYAGYDTVRYVEHLPDAPEDDRELPDLSFAFFDHMVVFDNVSKTVYVIALADVSGASNDAQLAAAQQEAAARVDRLVDRLSVPASTLTPEDIDTTGGVDLPYESNFTQDGFQAAVEKCVEYIRAGDIFQVVISQRLQTPLEQSPLEVYRTLRVVNPSPFMFLLRSPSCTLVGSSPEIMVRVVDGRVTVRPLAGTRPRGADDEEDRRLGEELLADPKERAEHVMLVDLGRNDVGRVARYGSVEISDVMVIERYSHVMHITSNVNGQLKEGADAFDALAACLPAGTVSGAPKVRAMEVIDELEPHRRGPYAGAVGYFDFAGNLDTCIALRTIVIKGDTAYVQAGAGIVADSVPSAEYQETLNKARGLLKAIEITNRRGKHA